A stretch of Thermotoga sp. SG1 DNA encodes these proteins:
- a CDS encoding sugar ABC transporter substrate-binding protein: MRKLLVVLLGVLLVTIALPKTKIVFWTMSLKPTFTDFIQGIIDRYEALHPDIDIVWEDVPWDVLQQKLLAAFSSGNPPDVVNLNAQWTIEFAQKKVLFPVDELLPEEVINQYFDGMMKGLTWKGHIYGIPWYTAVDVILYNKEIFEKAGLDPKYPPKTWDEILLYSVLIKEKTGKYGTLPTILQDPSAIFNWDGLNLYTVDENNKIKEVLFDRLEYAHTLNKWATLYKMKYIPSELVQGGEWTRATELYQAGELAMLITGPQFADRVKWNAPGIYEKSDVAPIPAPKPGVRMSGWYSTLNIVRGSKNPKEAAEFAAFVANLENQIAFCKLVTIFPTLKAAVNDPWFSEDDGTLSAKARIMGAKYLPYITFYNDDIPFRKEAFDKLKDAIVQVFLGQKTPEDALKQTADYWRYLIKSQQK, encoded by the coding sequence ATGAGGAAACTCTTGGTAGTTCTGCTCGGTGTTCTTCTCGTAACCATAGCTCTTCCGAAAACGAAGATCGTGTTCTGGACCATGTCATTGAAACCAACCTTCACGGATTTCATCCAGGGAATCATTGACAGGTACGAAGCGCTCCATCCTGATATTGATATCGTCTGGGAGGATGTTCCGTGGGATGTTCTGCAGCAAAAACTCCTTGCAGCTTTCTCCTCTGGAAACCCACCCGATGTTGTGAATTTGAACGCTCAGTGGACGATCGAATTCGCTCAGAAAAAAGTTCTGTTTCCAGTCGATGAGCTTCTTCCTGAAGAAGTTATCAACCAGTACTTCGATGGGATGATGAAAGGCCTTACGTGGAAAGGGCACATTTATGGAATACCCTGGTACACAGCAGTTGATGTTATTCTCTACAACAAGGAGATATTCGAAAAAGCCGGACTCGATCCCAAGTACCCACCGAAGACCTGGGATGAGATCTTGCTCTACTCTGTGCTGATAAAGGAAAAAACAGGAAAGTACGGTACGCTTCCAACGATTCTTCAGGATCCATCAGCGATATTCAACTGGGATGGATTGAACCTCTACACGGTAGACGAAAACAACAAAATAAAAGAAGTGCTCTTCGACAGGCTAGAATATGCACACACTTTGAACAAATGGGCAACACTTTACAAGATGAAGTACATTCCGAGCGAGCTTGTTCAAGGTGGAGAATGGACCAGAGCAACGGAACTTTATCAGGCCGGCGAACTTGCCATGTTGATCACGGGACCTCAGTTTGCAGATAGAGTCAAATGGAACGCTCCGGGAATTTACGAGAAATCTGATGTTGCACCAATCCCGGCTCCAAAACCAGGTGTGAGAATGAGTGGTTGGTATTCCACACTGAACATTGTAAGGGGTTCCAAGAATCCGAAAGAAGCGGCGGAGTTCGCTGCTTTTGTTGCGAATCTTGAAAATCAAATCGCCTTCTGTAAACTCGTGACCATATTCCCGACACTCAAGGCAGCGGTTAACGATCCATGGTTCTCCGAAGATGATGGAACGCTGTCTGCCAAAGCAAGGATCATGGGAGCAAAATACCTCCCGTACATAACCTTCTACAACGACGACATACCATTCAGAAAAGAAGCATTTGATAAATTGAAGGATGCCATTGTTCAGGTATTCTTGGGTCAAAAAACACCAGAAGATGCCCTCAAACAGACAGCAGATTACTGGAGATACCTTATAAAGTCCCAGCAGAAGTAA
- a CDS encoding carbohydrate ABC transporter permease has protein sequence MLRRKHHLSLRKRQLTLTFFFITIPTFLMILFIYYPLIFGVKISFYQYDMVGESIFIGLRNYLELLKDPLFWNAFKNSLLYLLVVPPLQIISMMLAVLLDKAIKGKNLFRTLIFLPVVTPITIAAITWQWMYREKGFINFLLQSLHITDKPISFLSDPNVALFAIMFVTMWKGFGYYMVIYLAGLQSIPRELLEAAKVDGARPFQVFFKVTIPLLKPYILFCSTMSSIAALNVFGEIYAMTKGGPAHATETMGLFIYNKAFGYLQFGYSNAAAILFSFVVIAFSLLNFYIFREGGLKSYYG, from the coding sequence ATGCTCAGAAGAAAGCACCATCTGAGTTTGAGAAAAAGACAGTTGACTCTTACATTCTTCTTCATTACCATTCCAACATTTCTCATGATCTTATTTATATATTACCCACTGATATTCGGTGTAAAGATATCGTTCTACCAGTACGATATGGTGGGAGAATCTATTTTCATTGGGTTGAGAAACTACCTTGAACTTTTGAAGGATCCTCTTTTCTGGAATGCCTTTAAAAATAGTTTGCTGTACCTGTTAGTTGTCCCACCTCTTCAAATTATCTCAATGATGCTCGCCGTTCTATTGGATAAGGCCATAAAAGGAAAGAATCTTTTCAGAACGCTCATTTTCCTTCCCGTTGTAACACCTATAACCATTGCGGCCATCACTTGGCAGTGGATGTACAGAGAGAAAGGTTTCATAAACTTTTTGCTTCAATCTCTTCACATCACTGACAAGCCCATTTCTTTTCTCTCAGATCCCAATGTGGCTCTCTTTGCTATAATGTTCGTCACCATGTGGAAAGGATTTGGTTATTACATGGTGATATACCTAGCAGGGCTCCAAAGCATACCCAGAGAATTGTTGGAAGCAGCGAAGGTGGATGGAGCTCGACCATTTCAAGTGTTTTTCAAGGTGACAATTCCTCTTCTAAAACCATATATACTGTTTTGTTCAACAATGTCATCTATAGCAGCGTTGAATGTATTTGGTGAAATTTATGCTATGACAAAAGGAGGACCAGCTCACGCAACGGAAACAATGGGGCTTTTCATATACAACAAGGCATTTGGTTATCTTCAATTTGGGTATTCGAATGCGGCGGCAATTCTGTTCAGTTTCGTCGTGATTGCCTTCTCACTTTTGAATTTCTATATCTTCAGGGAAGGAGGCCTTAAAAGCTATTATGGCTAA